In Aspergillus flavus chromosome 3, complete sequence, one genomic interval encodes:
- a CDS encoding putative Noc1p protein, which translates to MAPLDDIQVGDLVNVPGGMYGTIKYLGGVAGKPGKFAGIELAAEHARRGKNSGDVEGKKYFSTSTPGSGIFVPMNNNKYVTKRLSAPSIPSVNPPTPSRPINFSKSVGPGLSPAVRTPRPVRRPSLPRAESPRGPPPSKLSLTGLRTPSGASRAASSNGRPRSPVKAPFRTSTSRPPSRLSVDDDIQSTRSSDIQRKAMAAEVQELTDQVRSLEKQLLDRDRQLDEQANTLAEFHRMLEEFEGSDSLSIRAQLREKNEKIAQLTTEFDLHRADFRSTLDTLEVAAAETERVYEQRLDELMQQNKELQDRGEDVEAVARQLKQLEELVSELEEGLEDARRGEAEARAEVEFLRGEVERTKLELKKERESSSHAVGDGQQHSRELDQKDDEIRGLKAIIHSLSRGDPDLHALEQNELGAPQLEYDSEHVAHLERRVEEFERMTERKTFRIEELEHELQQLQLNGDSRPRNPATNGSHSYHKSSSSIGKIGGEHAVNHAHRLSDRTVVPGDWHDQSQHDDQYQAYPGRLRSTSESSHQRLETMHESDARSDDGASLWCEICETGGHDILSCTNMFGAEQKNKSNTDTKEPSQEDSTDEKFTPETSPAPESAQSNHEDSTTPQKTGRDVVLEGLKGVATTSSMAPVAGKASGAVDESKWCALCERDGHESIDCPFDD; encoded by the coding sequence ATGGCGCCCCTCGACGACATCCAGGTCGGTGACCTGGTAAACGTTCCCGGGGGTATGTATGGTACTATAAAGTATCTAGGAGGGGTGGCTGGCAAACCAGGGAAATTTGCTGGCATTGAACTGGCAGCTGAGCATGCCAGACGAGGGAAGAACAGTGGAGAtgtggaagggaagaaataCTTCTCAACCTCCACCCCGGGATCGGGCATCTTCGTGCCCATGAACAACAACAAGTACGTCACGAAACGTTTATCAGCGCCCAGTATTCCTAGTGTAAACCCTCCGACTCCCTCCCGACCCATCAACTTCAGCAAATCCGTCGGCCCGGGTCTGAGCCCCGCGGTTCGAACCCCCCGTCCTGTGAGGCGACCTTCACTTCCACGAGCTGAATCCCCACGGGGCCCGCCGCCCTCAAAATTGAGTCTCACTGGATTACGCACTCCGTCTGGGGCCTCCAGAGCCGCGAGTTCGAATGGCCGCCCACGGAGTCCAGTCAAGGCGCCGTTCCGCACGTCGACCAGCCGACCACCCTCTCGCCTGAGTGTAGACGATGACATCCAATCTACGAGGTCCTCGGATATTCAGCGGAAAGCCATGGCTGCGGAGGTGCAGGAGCTGACAGACCAGGTTAGGAGTCTGGAGAAGCAGCTCCTGGACCGCGACAGACAGTTGGATGAACAGGCAAACACGTTAGCCGAATTCCACAGAATGCTAGAGGAGTTTGAGGGGTCAGATTCTCTTTCCATTCGCGCTCAGCTGCgtgagaagaatgagaagattGCTCAGCTGACGACGGAGTTCGACCTCCATCGGGCCGATTTCAGGAGCACTTTGGATACCTTGGAAGTGGCTGCAGCCGAAACTGAACGGGTATATGAACAGCGCCTAGATGAACTGATGCAGCAAAATAAAGAGCTGCAGgatcgaggagaagatgttgaagccGTTGCTAGGCAACTAAAGCAGCTCGAAGAGTTGGTCTCGGAATTGGAGGAGGGTCTGGAAGACGCGCGCCGTGGGGAAGCCGAGGCGCGAGCAGAAGTCGAATTTTTACGGGGCGAGGTCGAACGAACGAAGCtcgagctgaagaaggagcgTGAAAGCTCTTCTCATGCGGTCGGGGATGGGCAACAGCATTCAAGAGAGCTCGACcagaaagatgatgagatCCGCGGTCTGAAAGCTATTATCCATTCTTTAAGTCGGGGTGACCCCGATTTGCATGCACTTGAGCAGAATGAGCTCGGAGCTCCTCAACTGGAATATGATTCAGAGCATGTAGCTCACTTGGAACGGCGGGTCGAGGAATTCGAACGTATGACGGAAAGGAAGACTTTCCGTATCGAAGAACTTGAGCATGAACTTCAGCAGTTACAGCTGAATGGTGACAGTCGTCCTCGCAACCCCGCCACTAATGGCTCGCACTCCTACCACAAATCTTCGAGCTCCATTGGAAAAATCGGCGGTGAGCATGCCGTCAACCATGCCCATCGGTTATCTGACCGCACCGTGGTCCCTGGTGACTGGCATGATCAATCACAGCATGATGACCAATATCAGGCTTACCCCGGACGACTCCGCAGCACTTCGGAATCTTCTCATCAGCGGCTAGAGACTATGCACGAATCTGATGCCCGCTCTGATGACGGCGCTTCTTTGTGGTGCGAGATTTGTGAAACCGGAGGTCACGATATCCTTAGCTGCACGAATATGTTTGGCGCTGAgcaaaagaacaagagcaacaCTGATACCAAGGAGCCCTCTCAAGAGGACTCAACTGATGAAAAGTTCACACCAGAGACGTCACCGGCTCCCGAGTCTGCACAATCCAATCATGAGGATAGCACGACTCCTCAGAAAACCGGCCGAGATGTCGTTTTGGAAGGGCTGAAAGGGGTCGCGACGACATCTTCCATGGCTCCCGTGGCAGGCAAGGCGAGCGGAGCCGTTGATGAGTCGAAGTGGTGTGCACTCTGTGAAAGGGATGGCCATGAAAGCATCGACTGTCCATTTGATGATTAA
- a CDS encoding 3-hydroxyanthranilate oxygenase (3-hydroxyanthranilate 3,4-dioxygenase Bna1, putative) — MLPPALNIPKWLEANSHLLQPPVNNYCVYHPSSPATAGYTVMIVGGPNARTDYHINTTPEFFYQYRGSMLLRTVDTSASPPVFQDIPIHEGSLFLLPANTPHCPVRFKDTVGVVMEQPRAEGAVDILRWYCKSCGEIVWEKRFVCTDLGTQVKEVVEEFGADQEKRTCKACGTVAETKYKEGELVQPPRFLE, encoded by the exons ATGCTTCCCCCGGCTTTGAACATTCCCAAATG GCTTGAAGCCAATTCGCACCTTCTACAACCCCCAGTAAACAACTACTGTGTCTACCACCCCTCCTCCCCGGCAACAGCCGGCTACACAGTGATGATCGTGGGCGGTCCCAACGCCCGCACGGACTACCACATTAATACAACCCCAGAGTTCTTCTACCAGTATCGAGGCTCAATGCTTCTCAGAACTGTCGACACTTCCGCTTCGCCCCCAGTGTTCCAAGACATTCCCATCCACGAGGGTTCACTGTTCCTGCTACCTGCCAACACGCCTCACTGTCCGGTGCGGTTCAAGGATACCGTGGGTGTTGTGATGGAGCAACCTAGAGCTGAAGGTGCGGTTGATATTCTGCGGTGGTACTGTAAGAGCTGTGGGGAGATTGTATGGGAGAAGCGTTTTGTGTGTACGGACCTGGGAACGCAGGTGAAAGAGgttgttgaagaatttgGCGCGGATCAGGAAAAACGGACGTGCAAGGCTTGCGGTACTGTTGCGGAAACGAAGTATAAGGAGGGGGAACTAGTACAGCCTCCCAGGTTCCTTGAGTAG